The genomic stretch GGATGCTCACCGGTCCCGTCACCATGCTCGCCTGGTCCTTCGTCCGGGACGACCAGCCGCTCGCCGAGACCGCCCGGCAGGTCGCGCTCGCCCTGCGGGACGAGGTGAACGACCTGGAGGCGGCGGGCAGTTCGGTGATCCAGGTGGACGAGCCCGCGCTGCGCGAGACGCTGCCGCTGCGCGCCGCCGACCGTGCGCAGTACCTGGCGTGGGCGACCGAGGCGTTCCGGCTCAGCACCGGCGGGGTCCGGCCGGACACCCAGATCCACACGCACATGTGCTACGCCGAGTTCGGTGACATCGTGCGGGCCATCGACGATCTCGACGCCGATGTCATCAGCCTGGAGGCGGCCCGCTCCCATATGCAGGTGGCCCGTGAGCTGGCCGCGCACGGCTATCCGCGCGAGGCCGGGCCCGGGGTGTACGACATCCACTCGCCGCGTGTTCCGGACGTGGCGGAGGTGGCGGACCTGCTGCGGACCGGGCTGCGGGCGATCCCCGCCGAGCGGCTTTGGGTCAACCCCGACTGCGGTCTGAAGACCCGGGGTTGGCCGGAGACCCGCGCCTCCCTGGAGAGCCTGGTCGCCGCGGCCCGGGTGGTGCGCGGGGAGGTGTCGGCGGCGGGCTGACCCAATCGGCCGGGCCTAGGCCGACGGGCCGATCAGCTCGTCGGCCGTCCAGCGGGCGACGTCCGCGGGGTACGGCGCCGGCAGGCCGAGCACGAGGTGCCGGAAGCCGGCGTCGATCGCCTCGCGGATCGCCGCCCGGGTGTCGCCGGGGCGGTCGTAGGAGACGGGCAGATGGATCGAGCGGGTGAGGTTGGCGGGGTCGCGGCCGATGTCCTTGCAGTAGCGGTCCAGCAGGGCGCTGCGGCGGGTGACGTCGTCGATGTCGCCGCCCGGGATGTTCCAGATGTCGGCGTGCTCGGCGGCCACGCGCAGCGTCGCGGAGGAGCGTCCGCCGATGAGGATCGGCGGGTGGGGGCGCTGGACGGGTTTGGGGCTGCCGAAGGCTCCGGTGAGGCGGTGCTGGGTGCCGTGGAAGTCGAACGGCTCGTCCTCGGTCCACAGCCGTCGGATCAGCGTGCAGGCTTCCGCCAGGCCGGCGACGGCGTACGCAGCGTCGTGGAAGGGCAGGCCGTGGGCGTCGTACTCGCGCCGGGCCAGCGGGTGGCTGGGGCGGGAGCCGACGCCGATGCCGAAGTCCAGCCGTCCGCCGGAGACGATGTCGACGGTCGTGGCGATCTTGGCCAGCAGGGCCGGAGGTCGGAAGCGGTTGCTGGTGACCATGACGCCGAGGCGCAGCCGCCGGGTGTGGGCGGCGAGGGCGGAGAGCAGGGTCCAGCCTTCGTAGGTGGGTCCGGCCGGGTCGCCGAAGATCGGCATGAGGTGGTCGAAGAGCCAGGCGTGCTCGATCTCGGGGACGGTGTCGGCCTCGCGCCAGACCCGCAGGACGTCGGCGTAGTCGACCTGCGAGGGGGCCGTCATGATGCCGAAACTGGGTGCCATGATGGCGTCGCTCCTTTCGGTTCGTTCGGCTTCAGCGTCGGCGTCGCAGGGCCGGGTCGAGCAGGGCGGGCGGGGTGTCGTGCTTCTCCTCGGGGGCGAGGTCGATGCCGGGGGCGACGACGGTGTCGATCGCGTCGAGCACATCGGCGGGGAGCACCGTGTCGGCGGCGGCCAGCTGGGTGCGCAGGTGGTCCAGGGTGCGGGGGCCGATGAGGGCGCTGGTGACGGCGGGGTGGGCGGTCACGAAGCCGAGGGCGAGCTGGATCATGGTCAGCCCGGCCTGGTCGGCGATCACGGCGAGCTGTTCCACGGCGTCGAGGCGGGCACGGTTGGTGGGGCGGGAGAGATCGAAACGCTCTGGCAGGACCTTGGAACGGCTGGTGGTGATGTCCTGCCCCGCGCGAACCGCGCCCGACAGCCACCCTGAGGCCAGCGGACTCCAGGCCAGCACGCCGAGGCCGTACTCCTCGGTGACCGGCAGGACATGGGCCTCGATGCCGCGCTGGAGGATCGAGTAGCTGGGCTGCTCGGTGACATAGCGGCTCAGTCGGTGTTCGCGGGCGGCCCACTGCGCCTGGACGATGCGATGGGCGGGGAAGGTGGAGGAGCCGAAGTAGCGGATCTTTCCGGCGCGTTGGAGGTCGGTGAGGGCCGACAGGGTCTCCTCGTCACTGGTGCTCGGGTCCCAGCGGTGGATCTGGAAAAGGTCGACGTGGTCGACGCCGAGGCGGCGCAGGCTGTCGTCGAGCGCGGTGAACAGCCAACGGCGGGAGCCGCCCTGATGGTTGGGCTCCTCGCTCATCGGCATGGTGGCCTTGGTGGCGAGCACGATGTCGTCGCGGCGGCCGGCGATGGCCTTGCCGACCATCTCCTCCGACTCGCCGACGCTGTACCAGTCGGCGGTGTCGATGAGGTTGATCCCGGCATCGAGGGCTTCGTCGACGAGGGCGGTGGCCTCGTCCTGGGTGGTGTGTCCGATCCGGCCGAAGTTCATGGCGCCGAGGGCGAGGGCGCTGACCTTGACTCCGGTGCGGCCCAGGGTGCGGTACTGCATGACCGTGTCTCCTCAGTGAAGTGGTGTGGGCAGGCATGACTGGTGACCGGTCTTCCGCTCTGGCATCATGACCAAACGGAACCGTGTCCCGTTTCGACGATACGGAACACTGTCCCGTTTAGCAATGGCGGTCATGAAGGGAGTGGCGCGGTGAGTGAGGGATCGGGGCGCACGGCCCGGCCCAGACGGGCGGACGCCCGGCGCAACGAGCAGACGCTGCTCGACGCGGCCGCAGCGGTCTTCGTGGCCTCCGGCGTGGAGGCGCCGGTGCGCGACATCGCGGCCGAGGCCGGGGTGGGTACAGCGACGATCTACCGCCACTTCCCCACCCGGGCGGATCTGATCATCGCCGTGTACCGGCACCAGGTGGAGGCATGCGCCGAGGCGGGCCCGAAGCTGCTGGCGACGCGCCCGACGCCGTACGACGCGCTCGGCCGATGGATCGACCTGTTCGTGGACTTCCTGGTCACCAAGCACGGCCTGGCCGCAGTGCTCCACTCCGACGAGGCAGGCTTCGAGACACTGCACGCCTACTTCCTCGACCGACTGGTCCCCGTCTGCACCGACCTCCTCCAAGCCGCGGCCACCGCCGGCCAGGTCCGCTCCGACATCGGCGCCCTCGAACTCATGCGGGGCGTGGGGAACTTGTGCATCGGCGCGGAGAACAACCCGGACTACGACGCGCGCCGACTGGTCGGACTCCTGGTGGCAGGACTGCGCGCGGAGGACTGACCAGCCGGGGGCTCATTCGTTGGCGGCGCCGTACCGCAGGACACCGCCCCGCGGCACCAGATAGCCGATACCTCGCACCGACGGCAACTCACCCGCCAGCGTCGCGGCATCGGCGCACCCGGAGACCTCGTAGCCGACGACGCCGAGGGCGAAGGATGCGCCGTCGAATGCCCTCGTCCCGACGGCGGCCAGCCAGTCGTCCAGCACACCGGACCGATAGAACGACCCACCGGTCTCGTACACGACACCGGCATGATCCAGCGCGCCGAGCGGAACGTAGAAGTCGAGCCAGTCGCTGCCGTCGTCACCACCGCGGATCGCCACGCACCCGCACACGACCAGTTCCCCCGTCGGCAGCCGCACCCGACCGTAGAGATTCCGGAACTCGGACAACGAACCCACGGTGCACGGCACCGGATCCTGCTCCTCGGGTTCCCGGTCTCTGTACCCGAAGCATCCCTGAACCTCCGCGGCGGCCCAGAGAGCACGCAGCAACTCATCGACCCGGTCGTCATCGGTCGACCCGATCTCGATGGCCAGCTCGTAGTAGCCATCCATCCAGTTGGTCCGGTCCCGGAAGGCAGCGGGATTCGTCATGACGTGATCATGCGGCATGGCCTCGACCAGTGCCATCGCATTCTGACGCCGTCCAGGATCCTCAAGATCGTTCGGTGATTCGGCCATTTGGCACAGGATGAGGCTGGGACATGGGGGCTCCGGGATGGCGCGGCGCGATGGGGGTGCCGATCGCGCTGCTGGCTCTGACAGCTTGCGGCACGGGCGAGGCGGCTGAGGCGTGCCAGGGGATCCGGGTCTACCCGGCCCACACGACCGACACGGCCGCCGCGTTGGTCGCCGACCCCGAGAGCGCAGAGAGGTTCAAGGCCGCGGTGACTCGCTACGGGACCCGTGCCGAGCGGGAGGCGGTCAAGCACGTAACCCGACTCGCCCGCCCCGACGACTCCGCCGGTTCCGGCCTCGTCTCGCTGTACGTCGAGACGGACCTGGCGCGCCCGCCACGGATCGACGGCACCTCCGACCCGGACTACTCCACGAAGTCCCGGGCCCACGACCGCATGGAGCGGAAAGGCGAGGTCATCATCCGCTCGCTCAGCAGGTGGTGGAGGGGACGCGACGAGTCCCAGCCCGAGCACGTGGAGCCTTGGGTGTGGGTTCAGTACGAGGGCGAGGGGGGCTCGATGGCACGGGAGCCCTTCGACCGCTCGACCAACTTCTGCGCGCCCAGCGTCAACTGAAGAACCCCGAGGCCCTCGATCCCCCAGGCGTGTCGTCGACCACTGCCGCGCCGGCGGCTCGCGCGACGACGTGCGCGCATACGCTGTCGAACACCTCCGCTACGAGGCGGCGGTGCCCAACCCGCACAGCTGGCAGCAGTGGCTGGGCGCAATGCTCATCGCCGCCGGCTGGATCCTCGCCACGACCATCGCTGCCGGACTCACCCGCACGCTGGCCCGGCGCTGACCCGCCAAAGAACTAACCGCAGATGCGCTTGAAGGCAGTCGCACCGGGCCGGGCACGGAACTTCACCTCGTGCCCGGCACCGTCGGTAAAGAGGGCCTCCGTCTCGGACTTCAAGGTCATCGTGCCGCGCTGGGTGGGGTTGTCCCACCCCTCGGGCGGGTTTCCCGAGCCATCGGAGAGCGGGGTCTCCGCTTCGAAGTACGTCGAGCCGATACGCGCCTCGTCGATTCCGCAATGCGTATAGAGGTCGAAGGGAATCGTCCGGCCGGACGCTTTCGCCCGGACGGCGTCTACGCCATCGTCGGCCTGGGCACAGCCCGTGAGCACGCCAGCCAGCGTGAGGGCGAAGATGATGCGTCCAGCTCTCTCAGTCATGGCCTTTCGACGCTCAGCCCAAGTGGGCGGTTCCGCACCTCTCAGTTGTGCGCCACGCGGAGGGTGTCGTGCAGCGGCGCATCCCATTCCAACGGCCCCCTTTCGGCGGGCCCGTACATCCACTTGTACCAGCACCCACGAACCAACGTCTCTCAGCCGACTTCGACGACACCACACGGCAACGCCTGTTCGGTCACGCCGCGCTCCCCCACTCGCTCGACCCGGTACAGGCAGGCTTCAGGCACCCGAGTCACCACGTCCACGAGGTTCCCGTCCCTGAACAGAGCACCTACGCCGTCTTCAAGGGCCCATCCGGCGGACAGCGCCCCTGTCGCCACGACCTCCTGATACCCAGCGCGACGGCCCGGCTCACTGTCGTAGTGGGGGCACACCGATCCCTCGATCAGGCCCAGGCCGTCCGGCAGGAAGGTCAGGGGGCCGAAGGAGTCGGTGTGTGAGCCCTCGGCCCAGCAGTTGGCGCCGGCGCTGATGCCGGAGAGCAGGGTGCCGCGGTCGTACGCCTCGTGGAGGATGCGGTCGAGGCCGTGGGTGCGCCAGACCGCCAGGAGGTTGGCGGTGTTGCCGCCGCCGACGTAGATGACGTCCTGGTCGAGTACGTGCGCCCGCAGGGCTTCGTCGTCGAGTTCGCGTTGGAACAGGCGCAGGACGGTGGGTTCGCAGGCCCGGGGGCGGAAGGCGTCGAGGAACCGGTCGATGTAGGCCGGGGCGTCGCCGCTGGCTGTCGGGATGAAGCAGATTCTCGGGCGCGGGTTGCTCACCTGGGTCAGCAGCCAGTCGTCGAGGAGGCCGTCCTCGTCCGTGGAGAAGCCTCCTCCGAGCAGTGCGATGCCTCGTCCTGGGGTGGTCACCTCTGTGATTCTCCCTCCGTGCCGCTGGCTATAACAGTCGTCATAGTCTACCGTGGCGCACGGCCTATGACAGTCGTTATAGACCTCGATGGCCCGTCTGCCGGGCCGAAGGGAGAGGTGTGCTCATGCCGATGATCCGGCTTACTGCGCCTGCTGGTTCGCTGACCGAGGAAGGGCGTCACGGGGTGCAGCGGGAGCTCGCCGCGGTGCTGCTTCGGTGGGAAGGGGCGCCGGACACCGCGTTCTTTCGGGGGCAGGCGTGGAGCTATCTCGTAGAGCTGCCGGAGGGCGCCCAGGTCACCGCCGAGGACGAGGAACCCCGCTTCCTGGTGGAGGTCACCGTGCCGCAGAGCGCCTTGTCCCAGCGGCGGAAGAGCGGGCTCGTGGAGGAGGTGACGCGCGCCGTGCTGGGCGCCGCCGGGCTCGGTGCCGAAGGCGCGCTGCGGGTGTGGGTGCTGGTGCACGAGCAGCCCGACGGCACCTGGGGTGCCGGCGGCTCCGTCGTCCGGTACGCCGATCTCGTCGCGCTCGCGAAGGAACAGCGGGCCGATGCGTGAACTGACCTACGTCGCCCGCCGCACCGTCGAATGGCGCGAGGCCCCCGACCCCAGGCTCCGCTCCGACCAGGAGGCGATCGTCGCCCCCGTCGCCGCCACCCCTTGCGATGTCGACTCCTCCATCCTGGCCGGTCACGGTTTCATCGAACCCCCCTTCGCGCTCGGCCACGAGTGCGTCGCCCGCGTCGTCGAGACCGGTGCCGCCGTCACCGCTGTCGCCCCCGGCGATCTGGTCGTGGTCCCCTGGTCCATCAACTGCGGTACCTGCGACCGCTGTCGGCAGAGCCTGACCGCGCACTGCGCGAGCGTGCCGTACATGGCGATGTACGGCGCCCCGATCGGCGGCAGTTGGGGCGGCCTCTTCTCCGACCTGGTCCGCGTGCCGTACGCCGACGCCATGCTCGTACCGCTGCCCGCCGGTCTCGACCCGGTCGCCATGGCCTCCGCCAGTGACAACTGGTCTCTGGCCTGGCGACTCGTCGCCCCGCACCTCAAGGCGCGTCCCGGCGCCCGGGTCCTCGTCGTCGCCCGGGGCAGCATCGGCCTGTACGTGTGCGACATCGCCCGTGCGCTCGGCGCCTCGGAGGTGCTCTACGTCGATCCCGAACCCCGGCACCGCGCCCTTGCCGAAGGCTTCGGAGCCGCCACCGCCGAAGCCCTCGAACCGGCACCGCAGGGCAGCTTCGAGATCGCCGTGGAGGCCACCGGCCGCGTCGACCAGCTCGCCCTCACCGTCAAGTCCCTTGCCCCGGAAGGGATCTGCGAGAGCGCGGGCAACCACTTCCGCCCCGGCGAACTCCCTCTGCTCGACATGTACCTCACCGGCGTCACCCTGCGCATCGCCCGTGACAACGTCCGCGCCCACATCCCCGACGCCCTCGCCCTCGCCGCGTCCGGCAAGGTCGCCCCCGAGAAGGTGGTCTCCGACGTCATCGACTGGGAGGACCTGCCGACCGCGCTCCCGGAGAAGCACCTCAAGCCGGTCTTCGTCCGGGCGGAGGCGTAAAGGCCCGCGGCTACCGACCCATGTCACGGCTACAGACCCACGTCACGGCTCCGGATGTCGTCCAGCGACTCCCGACGTACCAGCAGCCGGGCGTGACCGTCCCGGACGGCGGCCACCGGGGGACGGCCGACGAGGTTGTAGCCGGACGCCATGGACAGGTGGTACGCACCGGCCACGGGTACGGCTAGCAGGTCTCCCGGGCGTACGTCGTCGGGGAGTTCCGCATCCGCGGCGAGCACATCGCCCGCCTCGCAGTGCCTGCCCACCACGGTCACCCGTGCCGAGGTCGCACTCCCGCTTCGGCCGACCAGCCGGGGCGCGTACCGGACGCCGTACAGCGCCGGTCGCGGGTTGTCGCTCATGCCGCCGTCCACGGCGACGAAGACCCGCTCACCACCGCGCTTCACCGCCAGCACGCGGTACAGCGCGACGCCCGCCGGCCCCACGACGGCCCGCCCCGGCTCGATGATCAGCCGGGGCACGGGCAGTCCCGCCGCCGTGCACGCCGCGTGCAGCTCGGTGCGCAGCTTGCGGGCCAACCGCGTGAGGTCCAGGGAGGGTTCGCCGGGCCGGTAGGCGATGCCGTGGCCGCCGCCGAGGTCGAGTTCGGGCAGCACCAGGCCGTGTTGCCCGTACAGGCGCGACATCAGCCCGACCATGCGTCGGACGGCTGCCAGATACGGTTTGTCGCTGGTGATCTGGGACCCCAAGTGACAGTGCAGGCCGGTCAGTTCGAGCTGGGGCTGGTCCAGGATCCGGGCGATGGCGTGCTGGGCGTAGCCGTCGGAGATGGACAGCCCGAACTTCTGGTCCTCGGTACCGGTGCGGATCTTCTCGTGGCCGCCCGCGCTGACGCCGGGCACGACCCGGACCATGACCTTCTGGTGTCCGCCGGGCCCGACGGCCGCCGCCAGCCGGGCGATCTCGGACGGGCTGTCGATCACGACACGGCCGACGCCGAGCCGCAGCGCGGTGGCGAGGTCCTGCGGCGACTTGGCGTTGCCGTGCAGCACAATCCGATCGGCCGGGAAGCCGGTGGTGACCGCCAACTCCAGCTCTCCGGCGGAGCAGACGTCGAGCCCGAGGCCCTCCTCCCCCACCCAGTGGATCATGGCGCGGCACAGGAACGCCTTGGCCGCGTACAGGACTTCGGCGTCCGGGAACACGCTGCGATACATACGGCACCGCTCGCGCACCTCGTCCTCGGCGAGGACGTACACCGGGGTGCCGAACCGGTCGGCGATCTCCGCGAGCGGCACTCCGGCGACGGCGAGCTCACCCGGCCGGGGTTCCGTCGTGGCGGCGGGCCAGACGGAGAGCCGGTCGCCCAGGGCGGGGGCGGACTCCTGTACGGCGGTCATCGCGCCATCCCCTCCCCTCCGGTCCGCCCCGCCACCACCGGTACGGGCACCTGCGCCACGGTTCCGACCGGACGGGGAGCCGGTGCGGAGAAGGTGGGGTCCACGGTGACGGTGGTGACGCCGAGCGGGGAGACGAGCGTCCGCAGCGCGGCCTCGGCGAGCCTGATCCACGGCTGCTCGGGGCCGAGGGTACCGATCAGCCGTCGCTCGGAGGTGAAGGCGACGGCCGTACGGGCGCCGAGAGGGGTACGGAAGAGGCGGGCCGCACATCCTGACGGTCCCGGCCGGACCGGTACGAGCAGTGGTCCGGCCGGGGGTCGATCGGCCGGTTCGGGGTCTTCGGCGTACAACATCTCCGTCATGGAATTCCTCCGACGAGTGGTCTCGGCAGTTCGCACTCCGACGCTATGCCCGCCCCTGACCTGCCACGGATCACTCCTGACGCGATCCTGACGCACCCGCCACCAACCTTGACGCGCCTCGGACACCCGCACTCCGCGCACCTCAGACACCCGCCGAAGCGTCCGCTCCCCGCGCCTCCCGCACCCGGGAGACCGCCAGCACCCCTGCCTGAAGAACAGCCCCCGCGAACCCGACCCCCATGGCGAACCGATAGCTCACCTGGTCGGCCAGGACACCCCCGAGCGGTGCCCCCACCGCGACCATCCCCCAGTTGAACGACCGGATCGTGGCGTTCATCCGCCCGCGCAGCCCGTCGGGCGTGACCTGCTGCCGATAGCTCACCTCCACCGGGCTCTCGACCCCGATGGCGAACGACACCAGGAAGAAGGCGAGCGCCACCGACGCCAGCGCCCAACTCCCCCGCGCGGCAAGGATGATGGGCAGCCAGCCGACCGCGGCCATGACCCGGAAGGCGATCAGCGTGACGCCGACGTCGAACCTGGCGAGCAGCCGCCCGGACAGCGCACCGCCGAGCACCGCGCCCACTCCGGCGCAGGCGTAGGTCACGCCGAGACCGAGGTCGCCGATCCCCAACTCCCGCAGGGCGAAGACCACGAACACCGTGCTCACCATGGTGTTGAACAGCAGCATCGCGTGCGAGGTCAGCGCGATGGGTGCCAGGGTGCGGTGCCGGTAGACCCAGGCCACACCTTCGCGCAGCTCACGGCCCACACCGCGCCGCGTGCCACGCTCGGGGACGGGATCATGCGCCTTGACGGACACGAGGAGCAACCCGGAGACGAGATAGCTGAGCGCGTCCAGCAGTACGGCGAGCGGCGCCCCCAGGTACTTGATCAGCACCCCGGCGATCAGCGGCCCGGTCGAACCGGCCACCGCACTGGCCTGCTCGGTCCGTGCATACCCTGCGTTGAGCAGTTCCCTCGGCACCAACTGAGGGACGTAGGACTGACTCGCCGCCTCGAACAACAGGCTCATCAGCCCCACGGCGAACACGCACAGACACAGCGTGGAGATGCTGAGCCGGTCCAGTGCGTACAACACCGGTATCGCGGCCAGCAGGCCCGCCCGCGCAAGATCCGTACCCACCATCATCGGCTTGCGCCGACAACGGTCCACCAGCACTCCGGCGAGCAGCCCGAAGAGCAGATACGGCAGCCAGCGCGCGGCATTCACGACGCCCACCTCGGTCGCCGAGGCGCTCAACGTCACCGCGGTGAGAATCTGCAGCGCCAGCCCCGAGACCTGCGACCCGAACGCCGACACCGCGGAGGCGGTCCAGAAGAGGGGGTATCCGGGGACGTCCAGCAGACGCGGCATGATCGGAACGGTAGCAACTTCCTTGCCGGGCAAGGAGATCGACTCAAACGGGACCGGGCGAGTGGGGCTGTCGCTCCGGATCATCGAGCAGGAGTACCAGGTTGCGGCCGACGTGGCTGTCCCATGCCTCCGGCCCCACTGTCAGTGCCTCGTGGCGCAACTTGGTAACTCGCTGCATGATCCTCTCGGGGCGAAGGTCTTCAACGAGCTCCGCAACTGCATCGGAGAAGGCTCGGTCCATGGGGCCACGGCGGTCCCAGATCATCATGGGTACACCCGCCCGGAGCCCAGCAAGCGCCTCTCGACGGCCGACCCCGGGGTCGTCGCCAGGTGGTGCACTGAGCACCAGACACACCGCGTCGCCGTCCTCCTTGAGTTCCCGCTCCAGATGGAAGAGGTAGTTGTCGTCGCTCCCCGGAAGGCTCCAAAATGCATGGCTGCGTTCGGGACGTTCCGTCAGCTGACGCCACTTTGTGTACCAGCGCCGGTGCCAGGCCTGCCGCCCCATCCGCTCCAGGCTGCGCACCGCCACAGAATGGTCCAGAGCCAGCGGGGTCGGGGAGGGGTGTTCCCCATCCTTCAGCCACCACTCGACCGGTTCGTTGAGCAACTCCCACGGCAGGACGAATTCCAGGTTCACCGGCTCCGGCGCATCGGACCACTGCTCTTCCGTCACCTGGACAACCCCACGCACTGCC from Streptomyces davaonensis JCM 4913 encodes the following:
- a CDS encoding aldo/keto reductase, with amino-acid sequence MQYRTLGRTGVKVSALALGAMNFGRIGHTTQDEATALVDEALDAGINLIDTADWYSVGESEEMVGKAIAGRRDDIVLATKATMPMSEEPNHQGGSRRWLFTALDDSLRRLGVDHVDLFQIHRWDPSTSDEETLSALTDLQRAGKIRYFGSSTFPAHRIVQAQWAAREHRLSRYVTEQPSYSILQRGIEAHVLPVTEEYGLGVLAWSPLASGWLSGAVRAGQDITTSRSKVLPERFDLSRPTNRARLDAVEQLAVIADQAGLTMIQLALGFVTAHPAVTSALIGPRTLDHLRTQLAAADTVLPADVLDAIDTVVAPGIDLAPEEKHDTPPALLDPALRRRR
- a CDS encoding zinc-dependent alcohol dehydrogenase; the protein is MRELTYVARRTVEWREAPDPRLRSDQEAIVAPVAATPCDVDSSILAGHGFIEPPFALGHECVARVVETGAAVTAVAPGDLVVVPWSINCGTCDRCRQSLTAHCASVPYMAMYGAPIGGSWGGLFSDLVRVPYADAMLVPLPAGLDPVAMASASDNWSLAWRLVAPHLKARPGARVLVVARGSIGLYVCDIARALGASEVLYVDPEPRHRALAEGFGAATAEALEPAPQGSFEIAVEATGRVDQLALTVKSLAPEGICESAGNHFRPGELPLLDMYLTGVTLRIARDNVRAHIPDALALAASGKVAPEKVVSDVIDWEDLPTALPEKHLKPVFVRAEA
- a CDS encoding TetR/AcrR family transcriptional regulator; the encoded protein is MSEGSGRTARPRRADARRNEQTLLDAAAAVFVASGVEAPVRDIAAEAGVGTATIYRHFPTRADLIIAVYRHQVEACAEAGPKLLATRPTPYDALGRWIDLFVDFLVTKHGLAAVLHSDEAGFETLHAYFLDRLVPVCTDLLQAAATAGQVRSDIGALELMRGVGNLCIGAENNPDYDARRLVGLLVAGLRAED
- a CDS encoding MFS transporter translates to MPRLLDVPGYPLFWTASAVSAFGSQVSGLALQILTAVTLSASATEVGVVNAARWLPYLLFGLLAGVLVDRCRRKPMMVGTDLARAGLLAAIPVLYALDRLSISTLCLCVFAVGLMSLLFEAASQSYVPQLVPRELLNAGYARTEQASAVAGSTGPLIAGVLIKYLGAPLAVLLDALSYLVSGLLLVSVKAHDPVPERGTRRGVGRELREGVAWVYRHRTLAPIALTSHAMLLFNTMVSTVFVVFALRELGIGDLGLGVTYACAGVGAVLGGALSGRLLARFDVGVTLIAFRVMAAVGWLPIILAARGSWALASVALAFFLVSFAIGVESPVEVSYRQQVTPDGLRGRMNATIRSFNWGMVAVGAPLGGVLADQVSYRFAMGVGFAGAVLQAGVLAVSRVREARGADASAGV
- a CDS encoding SAV_915 family protein produces the protein MTEMLYAEDPEPADRPPAGPLLVPVRPGPSGCAARLFRTPLGARTAVAFTSERRLIGTLGPEQPWIRLAEAALRTLVSPLGVTTVTVDPTFSAPAPRPVGTVAQVPVPVVAGRTGGEGMAR
- a CDS encoding LLM class flavin-dependent oxidoreductase, with translation MAPSFGIMTAPSQVDYADVLRVWREADTVPEIEHAWLFDHLMPIFGDPAGPTYEGWTLLSALAAHTRRLRLGVMVTSNRFRPPALLAKIATTVDIVSGGRLDFGIGVGSRPSHPLARREYDAHGLPFHDAAYAVAGLAEACTLIRRLWTEDEPFDFHGTQHRLTGAFGSPKPVQRPHPPILIGGRSSATLRVAAEHADIWNIPGGDIDDVTRRSALLDRYCKDIGRDPANLTRSIHLPVSYDRPGDTRAAIREAIDAGFRHLVLGLPAPYPADVARWTADELIGPSA
- the lysA gene encoding diaminopimelate decarboxylase, whose product is MTAVQESAPALGDRLSVWPAATTEPRPGELAVAGVPLAEIADRFGTPVYVLAEDEVRERCRMYRSVFPDAEVLYAAKAFLCRAMIHWVGEEGLGLDVCSAGELELAVTTGFPADRIVLHGNAKSPQDLATALRLGVGRVVIDSPSEIARLAAAVGPGGHQKVMVRVVPGVSAGGHEKIRTGTEDQKFGLSISDGYAQHAIARILDQPQLELTGLHCHLGSQITSDKPYLAAVRRMVGLMSRLYGQHGLVLPELDLGGGHGIAYRPGEPSLDLTRLARKLRTELHAACTAAGLPVPRLIIEPGRAVVGPAGVALYRVLAVKRGGERVFVAVDGGMSDNPRPALYGVRYAPRLVGRSGSATSARVTVVGRHCEAGDVLAADAELPDDVRPGDLLAVPVAGAYHLSMASGYNLVGRPPVAAVRDGHARLLVRRESLDDIRSRDVGL
- a CDS encoding Type 1 glutamine amidotransferase-like domain-containing protein, with amino-acid sequence MTTPGRGIALLGGGFSTDEDGLLDDWLLTQVSNPRPRICFIPTASGDAPAYIDRFLDAFRPRACEPTVLRLFQRELDDEALRAHVLDQDVIYVGGGNTANLLAVWRTHGLDRILHEAYDRGTLLSGISAGANCWAEGSHTDSFGPLTFLPDGLGLIEGSVCPHYDSEPGRRAGYQEVVATGALSAGWALEDGVGALFRDGNLVDVVTRVPEACLYRVERVGERGVTEQALPCGVVEVG
- a CDS encoding tautomerase family protein, which gives rise to MPMIRLTAPAGSLTEEGRHGVQRELAAVLLRWEGAPDTAFFRGQAWSYLVELPEGAQVTAEDEEPRFLVEVTVPQSALSQRRKSGLVEEVTRAVLGAAGLGAEGALRVWVLVHEQPDGTWGAGGSVVRYADLVALAKEQRADA